The DNA sequence CTCAGTTGCCGTTTTTTCAGATAGTCGTGGAGATGAACCAGGGTTTCCGGATGAGTGAGAGTCTTCCCCGGCATGTGCAAGCCGGTTTCCTGGTTCTGCAAGCGAGCCAAGCGACCCCGGATATACTCCGTGGCTACGGCCAGTTTCCGCTGTCGGGTTTTTTTGGTCTGCCGGGCAATTTCGGCCTTATAGGCCACGACAAAGCGGCGGCCGTCAAGGGTGACTTCCCGGAAACATTCTTGCTCCTCCAGGGGGGTGCCATCACTCTTCCACCGTTTGATTTGTGCCTGAACATCCTGAGCCGTGGCCTGGATGGCCTGCCGGGAGATGAGATTATGCCTCAAAGGCCGGGCGACGATATAATCCAGCTGAGCTTCGCCCAGGACCGCCAGGTTGTCTTGGCTGAGCAGTCCCCGATCACTGACCACGACGCAGCGTTGCACCGGGAAGCGGGCTTTGACATCGAGAATAACTTTCCGGAAGATCGCTTTATCAGTGGTTTCTCCAGGAAACACCTGATGACAGAGAGGAATACCATCTTTGGTCATGACCAGTCCCAGCACTACCTGAGGGCAACCGGAATGGTCCCGATCATAGCCGTAATTTTGCAACGTCGGTTTATCCGATTGGGAGGAGGGATTTCGGACCTTATCCGCTCGCTCAATCTCACAATAGCACGAGGTCAGGTCGTAAAAAACCAAGTCCAGGGGTGCGTCGAAGAGGGTCAGGATCGGCCAGGCCAGTTTGGGCTCCAATTCTGCTTTGTGTTCAATGAGAAAGTCCAAAGAGCGTAACAAGTGATTATAATCAACCTGCTGCCGGTCGATACCGGGAAGGTGCACCCCCTCGAGCCAATCCAAGAGGTGGAGTTTGGCCATGGGATCTAAGAGACGCTTGGCTACCATAACTTTGAGGTTGGCAATGACATCGAACTCGAACTGCCTACCCTGGAGGAATTTTTTGAAAACCTGGGTCCAGTCCATCTCCTCCCAGAGGCGGAAGATGGTATAAATAGAGCCGAAATCCAGGCTACCCGTAGGAGGGATGCTCTCTTGCGGCTTTGCTTCTTCGAGTTTAAAGAATATTTTCAATCCTGCGATAATTTCTTGGATTTGTTCAGAGGAGTATTGCGAAGCCGAGCCGAAGTTAACCAGAATCCGCTGCCGAACTTTGCCCTCTTTAGTCCGGTAAGATTCGACGATGTGGAGGGACTGATAAATCTTATCGCCCCGTTTTCGAGTGGTCGTCCGCAAGTACATGACGCCACTATAGCATGGTAGCTTAGTTTGTCAATATATAAAGATATTATATATATATAATATTATATGCCGACACTACAGGGTGGTGATTTTTCGTATCTAACCGATTGAATTTGTTCAGGGGCAACCTGGAATTTTGCGTTTTACTGATAATCTCCGGATACTCCAGTGGATAAAACCGATTTTCCAAAAAATTTCCGTGCCAGGTATTGATAGAGGGGGGGATAGGAGTCCCAGTCTCCGGGTTGGCGGTTTCGGGTAATAGCAGGGTGGGTAGGCGGAGGCAAGCAGGCGGCCCGCCTGGCTCCCTTCCCTCTCCCCCAAGGACGGTAGGCGGTAGGCGGCAAGTCCAGGGTAGTCCATTTACCCGCTGAGATAGCACGAGATAGGGAAGAGTCTGTGACAAAGGAACTGGTCCCTTCGACGACTGGTTTTATGGATAAAAAAGCTACAGTACGAAATATCAGCGCCCAAGAGGAATGGCGTCAGGGGCGGACTGCCGCGCTTATTACAGCAAGCAAGGTTCACCAGAACATAGGCAGTCGAAAGGAGATAGCTTCTCGGTCCGTCCTACCAGAACTCTCCAACACACACATGATCAGGGTGGCCTGAGATGCTGAAAAAAACTTTTTTTGCCATGACAGGTTGGAAATGCGGTTGGAAACAAAAAACAAAGGGCTGGCCATAATCAGCCAACCCTTTAAAATCCTTGGGGTGAGCGACGGGATTTGAACCCGCGGCCACCGGGGCCACAACCCGGTGCTCTGCCACTGAGCTACGCCCACCATCTAAATTTAAAATGTATCACAGTATGGCAGAGATGACAAGCTCCTGACCGAAAATTGGCAGGAGGGAAAGCTGCCTCCTCTATGACAGACCAAGGTCTTGCTTAAATCGGTCCAAGCCGACTTCGTCGATAATTTTGCCGAGGCGCTTTTTCTTCCCGGCCTGGGCATACCATTCGATGACCTGGTCAACGAGTTGCAGAGCCTGTTGGTCGTCCAGGGCGTCGGCGATAACATCGGCCAGTCGGGGCTTGATGCCGGAGACAAAACCGCCGGCATAGACCCGCCAACCGTTTTTAAAACCTACCAGGCCGACATCTTTAATGGTGCTCTCGGCGCAGGAGTTGGGACAACCGGAGACTCCCATCTTAAATTTATACGGCAGTTCGAACCCATGATATTTGCTGTCTAATGCCAGTCCCACCTTGACGGCGTCCTGCAAGGCAATGCGACAGAAAGTGGTACCGGGACAGATCTTCACCGAACGGACGCACAGGCCGATAGCAGCACCGGGAGGCATCCCTAATTCTTGCCAGACCTGGTCCAAGTCTGCTTCTTGGAGCCCCACCAGAGCCATACGCTGCGCCGAAGTTAATTTGATAGCCTTGACACCGTATTTTTCGGCGACATCCGCCAATCGGCGTAACTGATTAAAGTCGGTGATAATTCCCCCCGGTATATGGGGGGCGATGGCGAACGAGGTCTTGTCTCGCTGTAAAATAGCCCCTTTTTTCAGGATGTCTTCAGCCATGGAACTCCTCCTTGTTCATGAATCACCTCGGGATAGGGTAATAGCTCTGTACTGCCTAATCCTGCAACCGCACCCAGACCGCCTGCGGACCCTTGAGACCCTCCTCCAAGGCCAGCTTGACTTTGTGGCCTACCTGGAGTTTGTCAAAATTGCCTTTTTTTAGCGCATGGGCATGAAAATAAACTTCCTCGCCGTCTGCGGTTTCGATAAAACCGAAGTCCTCATCCGGAAAGATCCGCGCTATTTTACCCAAGACGGTATTTTCCGGGTGGGTTTTGACCCGCTGCTGCCGGGTATCGGAAGTTTCCTGCAGCCGGCGATCCAGGACGTCGAACGCCTCAATGATAAGGGGCGACACCAGCTCCCCCTGACGGGTGACGGTCAGGGTGTTGCCCGGAACCGCAGCAATGATGCGGATTTCGAACTGGCCCTGTCGGTGGCGTCCACCCCCGATCAGTTCTACCCTGGCGTTGACGATGGGATCATTATAACGTTTTTGCAGGCGGGTCAATTCTTCTTCGATTTTCTCTTTCCATTCCGGCAAGATTTCGATGTTTTGACCCTCAATAAAAATGTTTAACGGAAGCATAGGCTAACCTCCTGCTATCATCAGGATGTTGATTTTTTAACAGATTTTTCAGAGTTTGTCGACGATAACCATTCATTTCGGCGGAAAAAGAGTTATCGAGCGCTTTCCGTCGCCGTTGTCTTATGGTAAATTTATCATAAGTGGATAATCTTACCACTAAAGGGAGGAGCAGTCATGCAGCAGGCCAGGTTCTATGAAGTAGAAGAAGATAACAAGGTAAGGTGTTATCTGTGTGCCCATGGATGCGTCATCGACCCAGGAAAACGAGGCATCTGTATGGTACGGGAAAACCGGGATGGCGTCCTATATTCTTTGGTGTACGGCAAAATTATCTCTCGTAATGTGGACCCCATTGAAAAAAAACCTTTATTTCATTTTCTGCCTGGAAGTCGATCTTTCTCCATTGCTACAGTAGGATGCAACCTGCAATGTCAGCACTGCCAGAATTATGAAATTTCTCAATGGCCGCGTTTGAGAAAAAATGGATTTCCTGGAGACGATCTGACACCTTCCCAGATCGTAGCCGAAGCCAAGAGCAGCGGCTCCCTGAGCATTGCCTATACCTATACCGAACCGACGATTTTTGCGGAGTTTGCTTATGATACAGCCGTGTTAGCCAAGGGCGAGGGCATCCGCAATGTCTTTGTCTCCAACGGCTTTATGAGCGAACGGTCCGCAACGACCATGGCCGAGGTGATAGACGCAGACAATATCGATCTAAAAAGTTTTTCGGACTCGTTTTATCGGAAGATATGCAAGGCCAGATTGCAGCCGGTGCTGGATACTATTGAGCGTATGAAGCATCTCGGAGTTTGGGTGGAGGTAACCACCCTGATCATCCCGGGTCTGAACGACTCCGACCAGGAGCTTAAAGAAATAGCTGATTTCATCAAGGGGGTAGGGGTAGATATTCCCTGGCACGTCTCCGCCTTCTATCCCACCTATAAGATGCTTGATCGGCCCCGGACGCCGGTAGCAACCCTGCGCCGCGCCCGGCAGATCGGTTTGGAGGCGGGCCTGCGTTATGTCTATACCGGCAACATCCCAGGAGAAAATGGCGAGAAAACCTTCTGTTACGCCTGTGGCGCCATGGTCATCGACCGCTTCGGTTATGCCATCAACCAGAATCTCCTGAAAAATGGCGCCTGTCCTCAATGCGGGGCGCGTATCGACGGCGTCTGGAGTTAGGCATCCTTGCGATTATAGGCAGACGGGAAAAAAATTTTTCCCACCCAGGCGCCGATTATTGTCTCCTGTGGGGTTTAGTAGGACATAAAGGCGAAAAAAAGCTTTTCGCACCCACAGGAGGAAATCAGAAATGACGATACATTGTCGTAAAAGATGGTTGTCTTTGATCTTAACCCTGGCCCTGAGCCTCGGTTTAGCTGGCATCGCCACGGCTGGCCATTGGGGTATGGACGGATGCTGCGACATGGATATGGGCCACGGACGGGGAATGCACGGCATCCGGCTGACACCCGAACAGGCAGCCCAAGTGTTTGATCTACATCAGAAATTTATGAATGATACGGTCGACTTGCGCAAACAGATGATGATCAAGCGGGCAGAGCTGGGAGAGCTGTGGCGGGCCAAGGAACCGGACAAGGCCAAGATTGCGGCCAAAGAAAAGGAGATCAGCGTCCTGCGCGACCAATTCCGGGAAAAGGCTATAGCACATAAGATCGAGATGAAGAAGAATTGTCCTATGATGGGCCGCGGCATGGGGCCCGGCCCAGGCCAACCTCCCCAAGGTGGCAAGTAGTCTGCTGTAAACCCTCACCCCGCCCAGCCAGAGCCGGAGCGGCCTTTGGGTCATCCTGCTCTGGCTGTTTTCTTCATCGGTTGCTTGGGAGGAATACAAGTGGGGCGAATACAAGATTTGCCCTTACGGCTGAGACTGCCGGTGTTGCAGTGTTGCAGGGCGGAAAAGCGGAGCGCATCCCGTCTTCTAAAAAGCTCCGACACCAATTTGCATGATTCGCAGGTAACCCACAGGTAATGGTAATTATCGAGAAATCGAGGTTTTTAAATGCAGGGTGGGCACCGCCCACCACTCCTTGATTTCTTCTCTCAGATAGCTGAAGTATTACGCATTATTTCAAAATTACCCGCAACCCCTGAATATGACTTATTATCATGGCTTGTGAGTAATTTTTAGAAATTGACAATTACCTCGCTTTTCTCCCTATCCCTGCATTATTTCGCCTGCATTTCTGCCAGCAGGCGCAGCACCCGTCCGGCAGCGCCGCTGGCCTGGCAGACGGTGTCAGTGATATCCTGGGGGCCCAAACAGGTCCCGGCCAGGAAGATGCCGGGTCGACTGGACTCCACCGGGTGCATGATGTGGTGTTTCGGTATATAAAAACCCTGTTCATCCCGTTTCGGGGCCTGATCCAAAAAAGGCGGCAGGGTCTTGGGACCCTCCAGACCGACCGCCAACACCGCCAGATCCACGGTGAGATACCCCAGCCGCCCGGTTTCCAGGTCTTCGTAAACAATTACCGGTCGTTCCCCTTCATCCGGGCAGATGCGGCCGGGTAAGGCCTTGACAAAGCGTACCCCGGCAGCACGCGCCCGCAGGTAGAGCTCTTCGCAGCCTTTCCCCGAAGTGCGGATATCATTATAAAAAATTGTTACTTCGATCGTCGGATCATGCTCCAGGGCCAGCATGGCCTCTTTAATCGAGGCGGTGCAGCAGTAGCCGGAACAGTAGGGCAGAAACCGCCGGTCCCGGGACCCGACGCACTGGATAAAGGCCAGTTTCCGCACCGGTTGGCCCGAATGGGTTACCAGGCTGCCCGAAGTGGGCCCCGAGGCGCAGACCAGTCTTTCAAACTCCAGGTTGGTAAGCACCTGGGGCAACCGGCCATAGCCGTATTCGCTCTTCAGGCTCGGGTCGAAAGGAGCGGCTCCGGTTGCCAGGACGATGGCCCCCACCTGAAGATGCAGGGTGCGGGGGACGTCGTCCAGATTAATGGCCTGGCGGCCGCAGGTCTTGGCGCACTGCCGGCAGTCGATACAGTATTCTTTCTCGATGGTGGCTCGCAGAGGCACGGCTTGGGCAAAGATAATCCGGATGCAGGTGCGGGGTTTCATCCCCAGGTTCCATCGACTGGGCAGGATAACGGGGCAGACCTCGGCGCAACTGCCGCAGCCGACACATTTCGTCATGTCCACGTAGCGCGGTTTGAGGGTGACCTTGACGTGAAAATTCCCCGGTTCGCCCGCGATCTGTTCGAGTACGGCGTAGGTGAGCAGCTCGATGTTGGGATGGGTCGCCACTTCCACCAGTTTTGGTCCCAGGATACAGATGGAACAGTCCAGGGTGGGGAAGGTCTTGTCCAGCTTCGCCATATTACCGCCGATGCTCAGGGATTCGTCCAGCAGATAAACCTTCAAACCGGCTTTGGCCAGATCTAGGGCTACCTCACATCCCCCCACTCCTCCCCCGACCACCAGAACCGACCGATGTACCTCTGCCGGTCGGGGAAGAAAAGACGTCTTGGCCTCCAGGGCCAGGAGCAACTCAGCGGCGGCGCTCTCCACGTCCCGCCAGGCCCACAGATCAACCACCGGTGCCCGCAAGGTGGTCAAAAGCTTAAAAAATCGGGAGCTTAACTCCGGGCCGCAGGCCGCCAGGACATACTGCTCAGGCGCCTCCTCTAAGATCTGCTGGAGCCTGGCCAGACCGGTGGGAGTGCAGCACGGCTCCAACACCACCGCTTCGACCTGTTGGGTCGCCAACTCCGAGACGACCGCGTGTAGGTCCACCTTCAGATCAGGACAGTTACAGAGCAGGAGCTTTTTGCCAGCCATAGGTGTGCAGTTTCCGGTTTTTCCCCTGGTTCCCAAGCTAGAGCTCGGAACTGAGATAGATGAGAGCTTCTCCCCTAATGCAACGGCCTTGAGAGTCAAGGTGAAGGGGTTTTCGGTTCCTCCACCGCCTTCGAACCAAGTTCAGCCAATTTCCGGGTCATGTCTATGATCAACTGTTGGAAGGCCCGGCCTTCGGTAGCCGAAATCCAGGCTAGCTGCAAGCGCTCCGGATTAATGCCCTGGGCCTCCAGTTTTGCCTGCAAGCGCTCCATTCTGGTCTTGGCCCGTAGGTTGCCGCTGATGTAGTGACAGTCCCCGGGGGGGTGACAGCCGGTAACCAAAACCAAACCGGCGCCTTTGGCAAAGGCATGCTGCACGAACTTAGGGTGCACCCGGCCGGCGCACATGGTGCGGATCAGGCGCACCGCGGCGGGGTATTGCAGACGGGAGACGCCAGCGAAATCGGCTCCGGCATAAGAACACCAGTTACAGGCAAAAGCCAGGATTTTTTGCTCCGGGGATTCGGCCAGGGCTTCATCAATCTGGGCCAGGATCATCTCATCGGTAAATCCGTAGGCGGTTACCGCTTCCGCCGGACAGGCGCCGGCGCAGACCCCACAGCCTTTGCAGGCCGCCACAATAACCCGGGCCTTGGTCTCCCCCTCCCGGTCATAAAGCTCAATTGCCTGAAAGGGGCACTGCTGAAAACAACGCTTGCAGCCGGTACATTTTTCCGGGTCAATTTCGCAGACGATACCGTCGAGGGTGATAGTATCGCGACTAAAGAGGCCCACTAGCTTGGCGGCGGCGCCGCTGGCCTGGGCCATAGAAGCGGCGATATCTTTAGGTCCCTGGCAGGTTCCGGCCAGGTAGACGCCGTCCAGGATGGTATCCAGAGGCCTGAGTTTGGGATGAGCTTCCAGAAAGAAACCGTCCTCGCCCACCGGCAGTTTCAAAACGTCCCGCAAAGGCTGGCCATCTCCCGGCATCATCCCTACAGCCAGCACGACCAGGTCTACCAGGTCTTCGGTCTCGATCCGGAATAGTTCATTTTCTGCTGTAATAGCGACCCTATCGCCCGACGCCGCCAGTTCCCGTACCGGTCCCCGGAGAAACAAGACACCCGCCTCCCGGGCCTGGGTGTATAATGCCTCCCATTCTCTCCGGATGGTGCGGATGTCCCGGTAGTAAAGGCGAATCCGGGCTTCAGGGAATCTTTTCTTGAGCTCCAGGGACTGTTTCAAGGCGGTGGGGCAGCAGATGCGGGAGCAGTAGCGGTTGCCGTCTTCTTCTCGGGAGCCGACGCACAGGATAAAGGCAATATCCCGAGGTGCTGGACCTGGGAAAATGCCGCTGTCTGGCGCGGCGCCGGACTCGATGGCTGCCAGACGTGCTTCCAGTTGCAGCGAGGTCAGCACCTGGGGAAGACTGGCCCAGACCTCGTAGCGGCTGCCAACCGGATCAAAGGGGGTAAAACCGGTGGCCACGATGAGGCTGCCGACGGTGAAGGTATACAGTGTCGGACCGGACTCGAGAGTGATGGCCTCCTGGGGGCACACTTCGAGGCAGGCTCCACATCGGGTGCACTGTTCCGAATCGATGACATATCCGGTCGGAAAGGCGTGCGGCGAAGGCAGGTAGATGGCCGCGTGGTCATTGATCTGGACAGGACAGACGGCGGCGCATTGACCACACAGATTGCAGGTGGCGCCCACCATTCGAGGTTTTTGCGTGATCTCAAGCTGATAACTTCCCAAATGCCCGGTCATGGCGGCTACTTCACTGCCGACCAGGATTTCAATCTGAGGGTGGAGACTGGCTGCGGCCATGAGAGGATTGATGAGGGTGAAGGCCTTCTGGCCGTAAGGAAAAGTGCGGTGCAGGCGGTTGGCCCACCCGCCCAGAATTGGGGCTTTTTCCACCAGGACGACTTTATGGCCGGACTCGGCGATGTCCAGGGCCGCCCGCAATCCGGCCGGTCCGCCGCCGATCACCAGGGCCTGGCGAGTTACGGGGACTTGCCGATCAGACAATGGTTGAGCCAGACGTGCCTTGGCCAATCCCATGCGGATCAATTCGAGGGCTTTGGCTTCAGCCGGCTGTGGCTCGCGGGAGTGGACCCAGGAACAGTGCTCCCTGAGGTTGACGATCTCGAGGAGATAGGGATTTAATCCGGCCCCGGCTAGCATCCGCCGGAAGGTCATCTCGTGCATCTTGGGAGAGCAGGCCGCGATAACGATCCGGTTAAGGTTCCGTTCGGCGATGTCCTGCAGGATTTCCTGTTGCCCCGCCTCGGAGCAACTGTATAGTTGATGTCGGCAGACGGCTACATCCGGCAGGTTTTGTACCTGGGCCGCCAAGGTACCGGGGCGCACTACGCCGGCAATATTGAGGCCACAGTGGCAGATATAGCATCCGAGTCGCAGGGGTTCCGTCATGGCACTACAACAACACGAGTTTGCACGCATAAATTGGCATGTTCTGAGGAACACAACGAAATACGAAAGAATGATTGGTGGCGCAGGCCTCCTGGCCTGTGCACCAGCGTGTTGGCTGGAAAGCCTGCACCACCTTCTTTCATCAAAGGTTCGCCCATCTTCCGCTCACATTCGATTTACAAGGCACCGCCACTTGTCAACCTGGCCACCGCTTCGTCCCAGACATGGGAAAATTCCCCCGGCAGGGCCACCACTTCCTCGCGGATGATGGTGATGGCGCCCTCATCACAGATGTTCCGGCAGACCCCGCAAAGGCTGCAGGTCTCATTCTGGAGATATACCCGCTCCCCTTCCCGGACAATAGCCTTGACCGGACAGAGATCGATACACTTGGTGCAAGATACCGGACAGAGTTCATCCCGGATGATTACCCGGCCAATAAATTTCGGGCTGATTTCAATAGCCTGAGTACGGCAGAGCAGCAGGCACTGGCTGCAGCGCAGACAGAGCTCGGGTTGGGGAAAGACATGGCTGCGGTCTTCGGCCAACTGTATGACCTGACGGGGACAGGCGTCCAGGCAGACCCGGCAGTTTTTGGGGCAATCGGTTAAAGTATTGGGAATCAGGCGGCGCTCCTGACGGCACCAATGGACTTCGCCTTCCGGCAGTGGCGGACAGGGCTCCGGGCATTTAGCGGTATCGATAGTGATAGAGGGATAAAAATCTGCCATCCCCTGGTGGTCGGCCAGTATTGTCTTGGGTTGACCGTTATAAAACAGGGTCACTGCTCCGGTAGGGCAGAAATGCGAGCAGACCTCGCAGAGTACGCAGATCCGGGGGTCGATGGTGATATCCAGGTCAACTTCGCCGGAAATGATGCTCACCGCCTGCCGAGGGCAGACCGTGGAGCAGACCTCACATTTGAGGCAGCGCGTTTTATCCACCACCAGGCTGACCTGTTCCGCGTAGAGGGACAGGGTGAGTTCCAGTCTTTGGCCGGTCTCCCGTTTTTTGATCGGATAACGCATGCCGTCCTACATTTCCTCTTTATACAGGTCAGATACTACCATTCACTATATCACCGACCCTGAGTGAACACAAGGAACATCGGTTGCGGGCAGGATGTCTTTTTAATTTTTTTAAAGGATTTAGGTCGGTTAGAAAATAAGTTTTGAGGTCGAAGTTCCGAGGATCGAATTGAACAGAGATTCTTGAATTAACTGAGTAAATTTTGGTTCATTCGACGAAGGCGTACTTTATTCCGCCAAAAACCTTATTTTTGTAAAGGAGTCAGTCGTTTCTTCCGGACCGTGCTCGGCTATGCTTCCGGTGCCAGTATTTCTGCCAGTACCGCAACTACGAGTGGTTCGTCTTCCGGCAAGATGGTCCGCAGGTCCAACAGCAACCGTTGTTGTTCCAGGCGGGCGATGATCGGCGGCTGTGCCTGCCGCAGGGCTTGTTCCAGGCGGTGGGGTGGCCAGTCCGGGTGTTCCAGGCTCAGGGCGCGGCTGGGAAGTTCCACCTGCGGCAGGGCGCCGCCGCCGACGCGGGCGATGCTGGGCCAGAGGTTCACCCGGAACGGTGGCGGCAACCGGCGGCGCAGGCGCCGGGCCAGATTGAGTGCCTGGCGGTTTATGGCCGCTAGAGGTTTGGTAATCATCCGCAGAGTGGGGATTGCTTGTACCGCCTCCTGTTCGTCCCGGTAAAGCCGCAGGGTCGCCTCCAGACCGGCCAGGGTCAATTTATCGGGCCGCAGGGCGCGGGTAAGGGGATTGCGTTTTAACTGCTCCACGTATTGCCTGTTTCCCAAGGCGATGCCAGCCTGGGGGCCGCCCAATAGCTTATCGCCGCTGAACACCACCAGGTTAACCTTTTGACCCAGGGCTTCAAGCACCGACGGCTCTCTGTCGATGCCATGGCGGCTCAGATCCAGGAAACAGCCGCTGCCCAGGTCCTCCGCCACCGGAAGATGGTATTTTTCCCCCAGGGCCACTAGGTCGGCCAGAGGCACTTCTTTGGTAAATCCGGTAATACGAAAGTTGCTGGTATGGACCTTGAGCAGCAGAGCGGTTTCGGAAGAGATGGCCTGTTCGTAATCGAACAGGTGGGTCTTGTTGGTGGTCCCCACTTCCCGCAGGATAGCGCCGCTGGCCCGCATCACATCGGGCATGCGGAAGGAACCGCCGATTTCCACCAATTGGCCCCGCGAGACGATTACTTCCCGACCCTGGGCCAGGGTATTAAGCATCAGCAGCACGGCCCCGGCGTTGTTATTGACGATCAGGGCGGCCTCGGCGCCGGTCAACTCCCGAAGCAATTTTTCCAGGTGATCATGACGGGATCCCCGGCGCCCTTCCTTTAGGTGATACTCCAGATTGGAATAATGACCGGCGACCTCCAGCATCTGCTGGATCGCTGCCCCGGGCAGCGGTGAACGACCCAGATTTGTGTGGATAATAACGCCGGTGGCATTAACGACGCGCCTCAGGCAAGGTCGCTGCAACTCCTCGACGACATCTTCTACCCGTTTGATAAGCTCGGTTTCCGATAGCCTGGCTGGTAGCACTGCGGCTGGGCTTTCTAAAAGCTGCTGCCGATAGTCGGTCAGGACCCGACGGATGGCTTTAGTCAGTAACGGCCGTGGGAACGCCTGCGGGTAGGGATGTTCCTGAAAATAAAGCAGCAGTTCCTCCACCGCCGGTAATTGGCGCAATAATCGCTGACGTTGTTCATCCATGCTGACACATTCCTGTTATAGTAGTTGCCGAAAGCATTGCCATATTATTTTCCCCATCCCGATCCGAGCCCTCAAGGGGGAGTAGAGATTAAGGGAAGGATACATTAAAAACTTGAGTTTCACACCTAATAACGGCTCGGTGATACATAAAAAAACTTTGCTAATATGAAATAAATAGAAAAGGTTTCCGGATTGTGGCAATATAACAATGCGAATAGATTAGATAAACCACAAAAGGGGAAGGTGCACCGGGGCTTTAACATCAATCAGTCGATCGCCAACAAGATATTCTTTACTGATGGCAAAGGTGATGAAAGACCTTTTGTGAGCCAAATTCTCTTTACCAGGGGGATATCAACCGTCAGCAGAAAAAAGGCGGTGATCCAATCCTCCAGGCTGCGCACTCCTGCCCGGACAGATGTGAACATACCTGCATCGTGGTTCGGGTTAAAGACAATTTTTACCCCAAGCTTATTAAGGATTGGCTCAAGCTCCGTAGACCAGTGGCCGGTGACTACCCGGATATCCTCGACACCAGAGGTGTGAAACCGTGGGATTGCTTCCCCTAGGAAGGTCGACTGGCCCAAGGGCAGCAACGGCTTGAAGCCACCGAGGCGAGAGGAATACCCGCCGGCCAGGATCAGGGCTGCGATGCCGTCCCCGAAGTTCATCGGTTTTTCCCGGACCTTACCTAAATGAGCTCCGCGGCGATGCTCACGGCAATCTCTTCCGGGGTTTCAGCGCCGATGGCAAGACCGCTAGGCGAAAAGATCCGGTAAAAGTCCTTTTGGGGAAAACCTTCTTTGGTCAGGGCCGCATAGATGGCCTCCCGTTTGCGGCGGCTGGCAAACATGCCGATATAGCCGGCTGGAGCCGCCAGCGCCTGGCGCAACACCGATTGGTCGTAGGCATGGTTCCGAGTAACCAGCACCAAGTAGCGGATTTATTGGTGGTTGATGGTAATCCCCTGGACTTAAGATTGCTGGAAAGCCCGGAACGCCTCCTAAGTCTCATTATGAAGGAAGGGAAAATTTTAAAAAATCAGCTCGCTTGAAATAAAATAGGAGCAGCGGAATCTCGATTCTTTGGATACTATGGTAGACGCTCTTAAAACTTTTGTGGTTACCAGTTCCTTACCCCCCTTGCCTGGGGCAAAGCTCTCGGCTGACTGAATTGTTACCAGACCGGAAACCGGCAAAAAGGAAGCGTTTATGCAATCAGATCATTTGGATAGATTTTACCGCACCACTTTGGCGGCCCTGTCTCCCATTGTCGATACCCTGCGGTTGATGTGCGGCGCCATCCGCCATGCCTTTAACCGCAGCAGCCTGGCCGAGTTGGAGGAAGTGGAGCGGCTGCGAGATAACCTTACTCTGGATATTGACGAATTTTTTAATAAAGTGGAACAACTACAGCAGGATAAG is a window from the Desulfobacca acetoxidans DSM 11109 genome containing:
- a CDS encoding nucleotidyltransferase family protein; translated protein: MNFGDGIAALILAGGYSSRLGGFKPLLPLGQSTFLGEAIPRFHTSGVEDIRVVTGHWSTELEPILNKLGVKIVFNPNHDAGMFTSVRAGVRSLEDWITAFFLLTVDIPLVKRIWLTKGLSSPLPSVKNILLAID
- a CDS encoding XdhC family protein; its protein translation is MLVTRNHAYDQSVLRQALAAPAGYIGMFASRRKREAIYAALTKEGFPQKDFYRIFSPSGLAIGAETPEEIAVSIAAELI